In Acidobacteriota bacterium, the genomic window CGTGCGGCACTGCACCCCCGGGGAGATCGTCGGACAGGTGGCGAGGATCCAGGATCTCCACGGCATGGGCAACGATCGATTCAACGTCGTGTTCATGGGGATGGGTGAGCCGCTGCACAACTTCGACGGTGTGGTCGGTGCGGTGCGACTTCTGACTGACGCCGACGGCTTCGGTCTCTCGTGGCGTCGTGTCACGGTGTCGACATCGGGCATGGTGCCGGCCATCGAACGGCTCGCCGAGGAGACCGTTCATCCACGACTGGCGGTATCGCTGAATGCAACGACCGACGAGACACGCTCGAGAATCATGCCGATCAACCGAAAGTACCCGATCGCGAGACTGATCGAGGCCTGCAAGAAGTGGACCCGGACGACCGGTCAGTCGTTCACGTTCGAGTATGTCCTGCTGGATGGAGTGAACTGCAGCGACGCCGACGTCGATCGTCTCGCCGCGCTGACCGACGGGCTCGCCGTCAAGGTGAACCTGATCCCGTTCAACCCGGTCCCGGAACTCCTGGATTACAACGCACCGTCGAAGGCAAGGATTTTCGCTCTACGCGACCGGCTGCTCGATCGCGGCGTTCGGGTGAGTATCCGCTGGAGTCGTGGACAAGACGCCAAGGCCGCCTGCGGGCAACTGGCGTTACTTAGTTGAGGGCGCGTCGCGTAGCGATTGCCAGAAGTGTATCGCTCTCGACACCCGCCAGGCGCCGCACGCGAACCCCCTGAAAGCCCGCGCGTGCCAGCCGATACTGCAGCTCCGCTTCGTGGTGACAGAGGACATCGGCCGTCGTCTCGTCGCCATCGTCGAGCCGAAACGGCCGTGGAACCCCCTCACCACGGGGCGATGCGGGGAAACTGGCGACGAGCAAGCCGCCCTCGCGCAGCGTTCGGTAAGCCTGAGACACCACTCGGTCGAACTCCCGAAGACCGGGCCCTAGGATCGAATCCATCGCCCACGCCACATCGAAACGGTTTCTGAAGGGAGCGAGGTCACGCAGATCACGACGCCTGAAACTCACGGGAAGATCGACGCATGCCTTGCGGGCCTCGGCGAGACTCTCGGGTGCGAAATCGACGGCGGTCACATCGGCGAATCGCGCGGCAAGAAACGGAAGGTCGCGACCCGCGCCGCAACCAAGAT contains:
- the rlmN gene encoding 23S rRNA (adenine(2503)-C(2))-methyltransferase RlmN, producing the protein MAQANLYGRDRASLREWLTRFDAPPFHADQLYRWWYARRRFDPDDWTDLPVALRHQIAEEAVVDPGTLAESARADDGTVKYLVTLGDGRSVESVYMEQDGRVTLCISSQVGCALDCDFCLTARMGFVRHCTPGEIVGQVARIQDLHGMGNDRFNVVFMGMGEPLHNFDGVVGAVRLLTDADGFGLSWRRVTVSTSGMVPAIERLAEETVHPRLAVSLNATTDETRSRIMPINRKYPIARLIEACKKWTRTTGQSFTFEYVLLDGVNCSDADVDRLAALTDGLAVKVNLIPFNPVPELLDYNAPSKARIFALRDRLLDRGVRVSIRWSRGQDAKAACGQLALLS
- a CDS encoding class I SAM-dependent methyltransferase, whose protein sequence is MTWGPRDWDAWTASTECTPRSDVSQHVDVARFVLDNLPDRDTMSVVDLGCGAGRDLPFLAARFADVTAVDFAPESLAEARKACVDLPVSFRRRDLRDLAPFRNRFDVAWAMDSILGPGLREFDRVVSQAYRTLREGGLLVASFPASPRGEGVPRPFRLDDGDETTADVLCHHEAELQYRLARAGFQGVRVRRLAGVESDTLLAIATRRALN